In Thermanaerothrix sp., the genomic window GGCCTGGCGTCCCTAAGGTACTTGAGCAAGGAACCCATGGCGGTCTCCTCCGGAATCTCCGGAAGCGGCATCCCCCTTAAAACCCTGCCCATGAACAGTGCGGCGCAAATCCCCATGGCGGCGCTCTCCACGTACCCCTCCACCCCGGTTATCTGCCCCGCGAGGAACAGGTCCTCCCTCCGGGCCTCCCTGGGCCTCAGGTGCCCGTCCAGCACCCTGGGGGCGCAAACGTAAAGGTTCCTGTGCATAACCCCCTTGCGGACGAACTCCGCGTTCCTCAACGCTGGGATCATCCGGAAAACCCGCTCCTGCTCACCCCAGAGCAGATTGGTCTGGAACCCCACCAGGTTGTACAGCGTCCCCTCCCGGTTGTCCTGGCGGAGCTGAACCACCGCGTAGGGCTCCCTGCCGTCGGGGCCTGGGAGCCCCACGGGCCTCATGGGGCCGAACCTCAAGGTGTCCTTCCCCCTTCGGGCTATCTCCTCCACGGGAAGACACCCCTCGAAGAAACGGCTATCCTCGAACTCGTGGCGCTTCACCTGCTCCGCGGACACCAGGGCCTCCCAAAATGCCGAGTACTCCTCCTCGGTGAGGGGGCAGTTCAAGTAGTCCTCCCCTTCGCCGTAGCGGCTTCCGCGATAACAAAGGTCCATGTCCACGCTCTCTATGGTAACTATAGGGGAAGCGGCGTCGTAGAAGTACAGGAACTCCTCCCCCGCAAGGCCCCTCAAGGCCTCCGCCATCCCAGGGGAGGTCAAGGGCCCGGTGGCGATGATGCAAGGTTCCTTGGGGATCTCCGAAACCTCCTCCCTTATCACCTTGAGGTTCGGAAGGTTTGACAGGGCCTTTGTAACCTGCCTCGCAAACCCGTCCCTATCCACCGCCAAGGCCCTGCCCGCTGGCACCCGGTTAAGGTCCGCACAGTCCAACACCAAGCTCCCAAGGCGCCTCATCTCCGCCTTCAGTATCCCCCCTGGGGCACCGGGCTGATCCGCCCCCAGGGAGTTGCTGCAAACCAGCTCTCCAAAAAGGTCCGTCTTATGGGCAGGCCCCTGCTTCACCGGCCTCATCTCGTAAAGGGCCACGCTGAAGCCCATCTTCGCAAGCCTAAAGGCGGCCTCGCTGCCCGCAAGGCCGCCGCCGATCACAGAAACATCAAACCTCATCGGACACCTCCGTAACGTCCCCGCCCTTGGAGGGCTTCTTCCAGGAGGCATAGTCGCACTGGGGGTACCTAGAACAGCCGTAGAAGCTCCTCCCCTTGCCCTTTCCCTTGGAGGCCTTCCTCACCACCAAAACCCCTTCGCCGCACTTGGGGCACTGAAATCCCGTGGAGGTCTCCTTGCGCTTGGTGAACCGGCACTCGGGATAACCGCTGCACCCCACGAACTCCCCGAACCGGCCTCGCTTAACCACCAGGGGCCTGCCGCAGTCGGGGCACAGCTCCCCGGTCTGCTCCGGCGGGACCGACATCCTCTCGGCGGACCGCTGCACCTGCTCAAGCTTCTCCTCAAAGGGGCCGTAAAACTCCTCTATGGGGCGCCTCCACTCCAGCTCCCCCGCCTCTATTAGGTCCAGCTGGTCCTCCATTCGGGCGGTGAAGTCCACCTGCACCACCTCCGGGAAGTGCCTAACCAGGAAGGAGTTCACGTACCTTCCAAGGGTGGTGGGGGCAAGGCGCTTCTCCTCGTCCCGGTCCACGTAACCCCGGTCCGATAGGGTCTCGATTATGGTGGCGTAGGTGGAGGGCCTTCCTATGCCCTTCTCCTCCAGCTCCTTTATGAGCCCCGCCTCGGTGTACCGACCCGGCGGCTGGGTGAAGCGCTGCTCAAGCCTCACTTCCCCTGCCTTAAGCTCCTCCCCCTCCCTGGCGGAGGGCACGTCCTTGTCCTTAACCCCCAAGGGCCACAGGACTCCCCAGCCCTGAAAGACCACCTCCACCCCGGAACACTTAAGCCCCAAGGTTCCGCACCGGACCTCCAGGGTGTTGGTCCGCACCTTGGCGTCCGCCATCTGGCTCGCCACCGCCCGCCTCCATATGAGGTCGTAAAGCCGGTACTGCTCCGTGGTAAGGTGCTCCCTCAAAGCCTCAGGCTCCAAAGTAACGTCGGTGGGCCGTATGGCCTCGTGGGCGTCCTGGCTCCTGCCCTTCTGGGAGAACTGGTTGGGCCCCTTGGAAAGGTTCTCCTCCCCGAAACGGCCCGCCACGTAGGACCTGAAGGCTCCTACGGCCTCGTCGGAGAGCCTAAGGCTGTCGGTCCTCATGTAGGTTATGAGCCCCACCGGGCCCCTGCCAGGTATCTCAACCCCCTCGAAGAGGGACTGGGCGATCCTCATGGTCCTCCTGGGGCCGTAACCCAGCCGCCTTGAGGCCTCCTGCTGCAGGGTGCTGGTCTTAAAGGGGGGCATGGGACGCCTTAAGCCCTCACGGCTCTTGAAGGAGGCCACCACCAGCGGGTTGGCCCCTATAAGATCCCTCACCCGCTCCGCCTCGGAGCGGTCCTTGAGCCTTAAGGGCCTGCCGTCCTCCCGCTCAAGCTTCAAAGTGTAGCTCCTTCCGTCCTCCGAAAGGGCGTCCACCTCCACCAGCCAGTACTCCTCTGGCACGAAGGCGTCTATCTCATCCTGCCTTTCGCACACCAGCCTCAATGCCACCGACTGCACCCTGCCGGCGCTTAAGCCCCGCTGGAGCTTGGACCAGAGCAGGGGGCTAAGCTTGTAGCCCACCAGGCGGTCCAGCACCCTCCTGGCCTGCTGGGCGTACACCTTGTTCATGTCCAGGTTGTCCACGTCCTCCAGGGCCGCCGCCACCCCCGCGGGGGTTATCTCGTGGACCCTAACCCGGCAGGGGGAGGCGAGGTCCACCCCAAGCAGCGTCCCAAGGTGCCAGGCTATGGCCTCTCCCTCCCGGTCCGGGTCCGAGGCCAGCAAAACCCGCTCAGCCCCCTTGGCCAGCTCCTTAAGACGCTTTATCAGCGGGGCCTTACCCCTCACCTGGATGTACTCGGGCTCAAAGCGGTTGTCCACGTCGACCCCAAGCCTTCCCTTGGGAAGGTCCATCACGTGCCCCAGGCTAGCCTCCACGGTGTACCCCGACCCCAACATCTTGCCCAGGCTCTTGGCCTTGGTGGGGGACTCCACCACCACCAGGGTGCCTCCCGTTGCACCCTTAAGGGCGGACTCCCCGCGGGATCCCTTGGCCCCCCCCTTAGCAGAAGGGGGCTTCTTCTTGGAAGAAGAGGCCCCAGCAGCCTTGGAAGCACCCTTTGCGGCCATGGTCAGCAGACCCTCCCAAAGCCCATGAGATCGTCCGACACCTCATCAACCCCCATCAAGGGGCTCAGCCGGTCCATGCCCCTGTCCAAGATCTCCGAAAACCGGTCCCCGTCAAGGGAAAGGCCCGTGGCCCTGAAAAGCAGCACCGACTCCAGCAAGGCCCTCTCCATGACCTCCCTGGGGAAGCCCATGTGCAAAAGGGTGTAGAAGAGCGACGCCGCCTCCGGCTTAAGGGCTGCCCTCTCCAGGGAAGAAAGTATCCTGAACTCCATGAAACACCTCCGAAAAAATTTTGATGGGGCCTCCTATTAAGGCTCGGCAAGAGCCCGCCGGGGTGCCGAAGGCCCCTGCAACCTAAGCCCCATCTACCATAAAGCCTCATTCTATTAACCTAAAAATCGCTAAACCCTAAAAATCCTCGCCACGCAACCCTTCAAGACCATTGGGGGTCAGGCTGAAACGCCCGGGGAAGGGGCTGTACACCAGCCCTCGGGCCTCCAAAAGGCTAAGGCGGCTCATCAAGCCGGCGGCGCCGATTTTACATTCAACAGCCAGGTTGTCAACAGTCCGATCCCCCTTTTGGGCAAGGAGGTCCAATATGGTCCTGTCCACGGGATCCAAGGGTTTTCCCTTATTGTCGGCCTCTCCGTCCTCATCCTTCTTGGGGCATCCCCCAAGGCCCAACAGGCCTATGTCCGCCAACGCCAGGGCCCCATCGTATATGAGCATGTTGGACCCCTCGCAGCCCGCCTCCCCGATCCTGCCGGGAACGGCCCAAACCTCCCGCCCAAGCTCCAGGGCATGGGACGCGGTTATGATGGCCCCGCTCCTCCTCGGGGCCTCCACCACCACGGTCTTGCCCGCCAGGGCCGCCAGTATCCGGTTCCTAAGGGGAAAGCGCCACTGGGCTCCCTTCGTGCCAAGGGGATACTCGCTCATGAGGCATCCACTTTGGGCTATGCTCCGGAAGAGCTCCCCGTGGGAGGAGGGGAACACCACGTCCACCCCCGTGCCAAGCACCGCGCAGGTGGGGCCGCCGGCGCTCAAGGCCCCTCCGTGGGCGGCGCCGTCAATCCCCGCGGCGCCGCCGCTTAAGGTCCATATCCCACGGGAACCCAGGGCCTCGCCTATGCACCGAGCCACCGTCAACCCGTAGCCCGACGCCTTGCGGGTGCCCACCACCGCAACCGCCCGGTCCAAACTCCCCGGAACCCTTCTTAAGGTACCCTTCACGTACAACACCGCCGGGGGGGACTTTAGATCCATGAGTTGACCGGGATAACCCTCCTGCCCCATGAACACAAGGTCCACCCCAATGCCGCAACACCGCTCCATCTCCTCATCGGCCCAAGGGGACGAGAACAGGGACCGGGCCTTGGGGAAAAGCTCCTCCCTGAAGCCCCCCTGAACAAAGGCCCCTCGGCTCCTTAAAAGCTCCTGGGGCAGCCGGCCCTTCTCCATCCACATGCGAAGGTGGTACCCCGCCCGACCCTCGAAGAGCCGGTTAAGGCACAGAAGGGCCCGCATGAAGTCAAGGTCCTTCATGGCATGGCCTCCTGCCGGTTCCGATAGGACAGGGCCTCCGCCACGTGGGGTCCCTCAACCTTGAAAGAGCCCGCCAGGTCCGCCACGGTCCTGGCCACCCGGAGCACCCGGCTCAGCCCCCGTCCGCTGAGCCCAAAGGCCCCCACCGCCTCCTTGAGCATCTCCCTTGCCTCCCTGGTAAGGCCCGCATGCCTTCGGAGGACCCCCTCGGGCACCTCGGAGTTGCAGAGGTACCCCAGCGCCTCCCACCGGGCCCGCTGAACCTCCCTTGCCGCCATGACCCTCTCCCTCACCGCTGCGCTTGGCTCCCCATCCACCGCGGAG contains:
- the trmFO gene encoding methylenetetrahydrofolate--tRNA-(uracil(54)-C(5))-methyltransferase (FADH(2)-oxidizing) TrmFO yields the protein MRFDVSVIGGGLAGSEAAFRLAKMGFSVALYEMRPVKQGPAHKTDLFGELVCSNSLGADQPGAPGGILKAEMRRLGSLVLDCADLNRVPAGRALAVDRDGFARQVTKALSNLPNLKVIREEVSEIPKEPCIIATGPLTSPGMAEALRGLAGEEFLYFYDAASPIVTIESVDMDLCYRGSRYGEGEDYLNCPLTEEEYSAFWEALVSAEQVKRHEFEDSRFFEGCLPVEEIARRGKDTLRFGPMRPVGLPGPDGREPYAVVQLRQDNREGTLYNLVGFQTNLLWGEQERVFRMIPALRNAEFVRKGVMHRNLYVCAPRVLDGHLRPREARREDLFLAGQITGVEGYVESAAMGICAALFMGRVLRGMPLPEIPEETAMGSLLKYLRDARPDGFQPMNVNLGIFPPLNERIRDRRERCSRYFDRSLAAMEKFLAENTDIGPLGVEL
- the topA gene encoding type I DNA topoisomerase, coding for MAAKGASKAAGASSSKKKPPSAKGGAKGSRGESALKGATGGTLVVVESPTKAKSLGKMLGSGYTVEASLGHVMDLPKGRLGVDVDNRFEPEYIQVRGKAPLIKRLKELAKGAERVLLASDPDREGEAIAWHLGTLLGVDLASPCRVRVHEITPAGVAAALEDVDNLDMNKVYAQQARRVLDRLVGYKLSPLLWSKLQRGLSAGRVQSVALRLVCERQDEIDAFVPEEYWLVEVDALSEDGRSYTLKLEREDGRPLRLKDRSEAERVRDLIGANPLVVASFKSREGLRRPMPPFKTSTLQQEASRRLGYGPRRTMRIAQSLFEGVEIPGRGPVGLITYMRTDSLRLSDEAVGAFRSYVAGRFGEENLSKGPNQFSQKGRSQDAHEAIRPTDVTLEPEALREHLTTEQYRLYDLIWRRAVASQMADAKVRTNTLEVRCGTLGLKCSGVEVVFQGWGVLWPLGVKDKDVPSAREGEELKAGEVRLEQRFTQPPGRYTEAGLIKELEEKGIGRPSTYATIIETLSDRGYVDRDEEKRLAPTTLGRYVNSFLVRHFPEVVQVDFTARMEDQLDLIEAGELEWRRPIEEFYGPFEEKLEQVQRSAERMSVPPEQTGELCPDCGRPLVVKRGRFGEFVGCSGYPECRFTKRKETSTGFQCPKCGEGVLVVRKASKGKGKGRSFYGCSRYPQCDYASWKKPSKGGDVTEVSDEV
- the dprA gene encoding DNA-processing protein DprA, with the protein product MKDLDFMRALLCLNRLFEGRAGYHLRMWMEKGRLPQELLRSRGAFVQGGFREELFPKARSLFSSPWADEEMERCCGIGVDLVFMGQEGYPGQLMDLKSPPAVLYVKGTLRRVPGSLDRAVAVVGTRKASGYGLTVARCIGEALGSRGIWTLSGGAAGIDGAAHGGALSAGGPTCAVLGTGVDVVFPSSHGELFRSIAQSGCLMSEYPLGTKGAQWRFPLRNRILAALAGKTVVVEAPRRSGAIITASHALELGREVWAVPGRIGEAGCEGSNMLIYDGALALADIGLLGLGGCPKKDEDGEADNKGKPLDPVDRTILDLLAQKGDRTVDNLAVECKIGAAGLMSRLSLLEARGLVYSPFPGRFSLTPNGLEGLRGEDF